A window from Pseudomonadota bacterium encodes these proteins:
- the hrcA gene encoding heat-inducible transcriptional repressor HrcA, producing MMEVLTERERKVLVLIIEGYINTAEPIGSKTISNAKSIMGRWGSATVRNTMADLERLGLLFKPHAVAGRIPTHKAFRYYLDSLDIPVYPGKRALHTLDIMLRSRYPYVEGIMEDASRALASLSKHTGIVVEPSVNTMLFKEIEFVKLTNNTVLTVFVTSSGTVHTRLVETDETLDTDTLNKMKGYMNGKFGGIPFYALKNGILEDIEKDKTIFNQLLKKVNDTLETIIDGEDKREVYLDGVSKIIGVPEFLDMDKLKELFKALERKEKLLHLLDKCMKEEGIHVIMGDESDIKELRDMSIITSTYKIGGKSYGILGVIGPVRMNYSKIIPIVDYTAKTVTDILKIM from the coding sequence ATGATGGAAGTTCTGACCGAGAGAGAAAGAAAGGTACTTGTTTTAATAATTGAGGGTTATATTAACACTGCAGAGCCCATAGGTTCCAAAACAATATCAAATGCAAAGTCGATCATGGGCAGATGGGGTTCTGCTACGGTCAGAAATACCATGGCAGATCTTGAAAGGCTTGGGCTTTTATTTAAACCCCATGCTGTCGCCGGCAGGATCCCTACACATAAGGCGTTCCGTTATTATCTGGACAGCCTGGATATTCCGGTCTATCCCGGCAAAAGGGCGCTGCATACCCTTGACATCATGCTCAGATCCCGATATCCATATGTGGAAGGCATAATGGAAGATGCTTCCAGAGCCCTTGCTTCATTATCAAAACATACCGGCATTGTAGTTGAGCCAAGTGTAAATACAATGCTTTTTAAAGAAATAGAGTTTGTAAAATTAACAAACAACACCGTTTTAACAGTCTTTGTCACCTCATCGGGTACTGTTCATACAAGGCTCGTTGAAACAGATGAAACACTGGATACTGATACCCTTAACAAAATGAAGGGGTATATGAACGGAAAATTCGGTGGCATACCTTTCTATGCCCTGAAAAACGGAATACTTGAGGATATTGAAAAGGATAAGACAATATTCAATCAACTCCTCAAAAAGGTAAACGATACTCTTGAAACCATTATCGATGGCGAGGACAAGAGGGAGGTCTATCTTGACGGTGTTTCAAAGATTATAGGCGTTCCGGAATTTCTGGATATGGATAAGCTTAAAGAGCTTTTTAAGGCGCTTGAGAGAAAGGAAAAGCTGTTGCACCTTCTCGACAAATGCATGAAAGAAGAAGGCATCCACGTCATCATGGGAGATGAGAGCGACATTAAAGAATTAAGGGATATGAGTATTATAACATCAACATATAAGATCGGGGGAAAAAGCTACGGCATTCTTGGAGTCATAGGCCCTGTAAGGATGAACTATTCAAAGATTATCCCCATCGTTGATTATACGGCAAAAACAGTTACAGATATTTTAAAAATCATGTGA
- the grpE gene encoding nucleotide exchange factor GrpE: MDQKDEKDINHKAGEDKGTHEEPKKKKKKDEIVDELNNVLQEKEEVIKTLQEKLLYLQADFDNFKKLKIKEKQDTLKFGNEVLIKELLPVLDNLERALDHSSKTKDFQGIHEGVKIVFNEFLKVLERAGVERVDALGKKFDPNFHEAFFQEEKENVEPDTVVSEMQKGYMLNGRLIRPSMVTISKKPEIQ; encoded by the coding sequence ATGGATCAAAAGGACGAAAAAGATATAAACCATAAAGCGGGGGAAGATAAAGGGACACACGAAGAGCCTAAAAAAAAGAAGAAAAAGGACGAGATCGTTGACGAACTTAATAACGTCCTCCAGGAAAAAGAAGAGGTGATCAAAACACTTCAGGAAAAACTACTCTATCTTCAGGCAGATTTTGATAATTTCAAAAAGCTTAAAATAAAAGAAAAACAGGACACTTTAAAATTCGGCAATGAAGTTCTCATAAAAGAATTACTCCCTGTTCTGGACAATCTTGAGCGGGCTCTTGATCATTCATCCAAAACCAAAGATTTTCAAGGTATTCATGAAGGGGTAAAGATTGTTTTCAATGAATTCCTGAAGGTACTTGAAAGGGCAGGCGTTGAGAGAGTTGATGCCCTTGGTAAAAAATTTGACCCTAACTTTCATGAAGCCTTTTTCCAGGAAGAAAAGGAGAATGTCGAGCCCGACACAGTTGTATCGGAAATGCAAAAAGGTTATATGCTGAACGGGAGACTCATAAGGCCTTCCATGGTTACAATTTCAAAAAAGCCTGAAATACAATAA
- the dnaJ gene encoding molecular chaperone DnaJ: protein MKKDYYEILCVSRNVTDEELKKAYRKLALKHHPDRNPGNKEAEDMFKEINEAYEVLSNPEKKLRYERFGSADDSGTVFDFGFGGNFDNVFNDLFSDFFGSTRQRQRTQKGDDLRYNLEIEFEEAVFGVEKELEIPKNERCPSCNGSRIEPGHQPVGCRHCGGRGQVRQSHGFFTINRTCEYCNGEGYIIKDPCKTCRGKGQIKTKKKVKIKIPPGVDTGSRLRVRGEGMQGYADTHPGDLYVVLNVKEHPIFERQGDDIIVRIDVSFPLLCLGGDILLPTLEGDIKINISPGTQPEKIFRMKGLGVTKSNGYGKGDELVYLKIVIPATLTEKQKFLIEGLSQEFTQDIGGSDRGFKDKFRQFFERKE, encoded by the coding sequence ATGAAAAAAGATTATTACGAGATACTCTGTGTTTCGAGAAATGTCACAGATGAAGAACTAAAAAAGGCATACAGAAAACTCGCCTTAAAACACCATCCCGACAGGAACCCGGGCAACAAAGAGGCTGAGGACATGTTTAAGGAGATTAATGAGGCATATGAGGTGCTCAGCAACCCTGAAAAGAAATTGAGGTATGAGAGATTTGGTTCGGCAGATGATTCAGGCACTGTTTTTGATTTCGGATTCGGAGGAAATTTTGACAATGTTTTCAATGATCTTTTCAGCGACTTTTTCGGATCAACAAGGCAGCGACAGCGAACTCAAAAAGGCGATGACCTTCGGTACAACCTTGAAATAGAGTTTGAAGAAGCTGTGTTCGGGGTTGAGAAGGAACTTGAGATTCCCAAAAACGAACGTTGTCCGTCATGTAATGGCTCAAGGATTGAACCCGGACATCAGCCGGTTGGTTGCAGACATTGCGGGGGAAGAGGACAGGTAAGACAAAGTCATGGTTTTTTTACAATAAACCGGACATGCGAGTATTGCAACGGCGAAGGCTATATCATCAAAGACCCCTGTAAAACATGCAGGGGCAAGGGGCAGATTAAAACAAAAAAGAAAGTGAAGATAAAAATACCGCCCGGCGTTGATACAGGTTCACGTTTAAGGGTCAGGGGCGAAGGCATGCAGGGATATGCTGACACCCATCCCGGTGATCTGTATGTGGTTTTAAATGTCAAAGAACATCCTATATTCGAAAGACAAGGTGACGACATTATTGTACGTATCGATGTAAGCTTCCCGCTTTTGTGTCTCGGAGGCGATATATTGTTACCCACCCTCGAAGGGGACATAAAGATCAACATTTCTCCCGGAACACAGCCGGAAAAAATATTCAGGATGAAAGGGCTCGGTGTGACAAAATCTAACGGGTATGGAAAGGGCGATGAACTTGTCTATTTAAAGATTGTAATACCCGCAACACTTACAGAAAAACAGAAATTCCTGATAGAAGGGCTTTCGCAAGAATTTACCCAGGATATCGGGGGTTCGGACAGAGGCTTCAAGGACAAATTCAGACAATTTTTTGAGCGAAAAGAATAA